A stretch of Bradyrhizobium sp. CCBAU 53338 DNA encodes these proteins:
- a CDS encoding LysM peptidoglycan-binding domain-containing protein: MITASKAFIAFCAFCLLAVVGAVLVIGPGELRHMLSGGTRTEVAAVAKPESKPEVKAEPKAQAKAEAKVEPKAESKAESKTESKTESRSEQKADESKLAAVAPASPSASPAPAEAPKAGALAETQKQVAALADVAPAKPQPPVADTGPRFDVARVDDHGEAAVIAGQAAPGAKVELMRDGQPLDSVVADASGQFVMTPPKLPAGSYELALRARAPDGTVTQSSRTMPVTIAEAAPPPPRVAAVAKPEAKRDDKPEVVAALPTPRQASVPERSAARPRMMGTSKPRSMARAPAAAVAAASPADLLSTTTAESGGSRVITRGDSLWALSRLAYGDGARYAVIFNANREKIRNPNLIYPGQTVVVPQRAQ, from the coding sequence ATGATCACCGCATCCAAGGCCTTCATTGCATTCTGCGCCTTCTGTCTGCTCGCGGTGGTCGGCGCCGTGCTGGTGATCGGCCCGGGCGAGCTCCGCCACATGCTGTCGGGCGGGACGCGCACCGAGGTGGCCGCGGTCGCGAAGCCCGAGAGCAAGCCTGAGGTGAAGGCCGAGCCCAAAGCCCAGGCCAAGGCCGAAGCCAAGGTCGAGCCGAAAGCAGAGTCCAAGGCGGAATCCAAGACCGAGTCCAAGACAGAGTCCAGGAGCGAACAGAAGGCCGACGAATCCAAGCTCGCCGCGGTTGCGCCAGCCTCGCCATCTGCCTCGCCCGCACCGGCCGAGGCGCCGAAGGCAGGCGCGCTGGCGGAAACCCAGAAGCAGGTCGCGGCGCTGGCCGATGTCGCGCCGGCCAAGCCGCAGCCGCCTGTTGCTGACACCGGCCCACGTTTCGACGTTGCCCGCGTCGACGATCACGGCGAGGCGGCCGTCATTGCGGGGCAGGCCGCACCTGGTGCCAAGGTAGAGCTGATGCGCGACGGCCAGCCGCTCGACAGCGTGGTGGCCGATGCGTCGGGCCAGTTCGTGATGACCCCGCCCAAGCTTCCGGCCGGCAGCTATGAGCTGGCGCTGCGCGCCAGGGCGCCCGATGGCACCGTCACGCAATCCAGCCGGACCATGCCGGTGACGATCGCCGAAGCCGCGCCGCCGCCTCCGCGTGTCGCGGCGGTTGCGAAGCCCGAGGCGAAGCGCGACGACAAACCCGAAGTCGTCGCGGCGCTGCCTACGCCGCGCCAGGCTTCGGTGCCGGAGCGGTCCGCGGCCCGGCCCCGGATGATGGGCACGTCCAAACCCAGATCCATGGCGAGGGCGCCGGCCGCGGCTGTCGCAGCGGCCTCGCCCGCAGACCTCCTCAGCACGACGACGGCGGAATCCGGTGGCAGCCGGGTGATCACCCGCGGCGACAGCCTCTGGGCGCTGAGCCGCCTCGCCTATGGCGACGGCGCCCGCTATGCGGTGATCTTCAACGCCAACCGCGAAAAGATCCGCAATCCAAATCTGATCTATCCCGGCCAGACCGTCGTGGTGCCGCAAAGGGCGCAGTGA
- a CDS encoding Spy/CpxP family protein refolding chaperone: MVRSVVLSRSRSGLALAGAALVAVTVLLPNTAQAQFGLRGGPLGVARFAVGHIIGLSRLRHARMAVRGGRYRYRSAALRSQDPRGSERGQPANPYVVRAAMTAQAALSGWHGGRRPQGWWRHPDGSYGWIGPVFWPFAHDDLTTAIILGDTTSLSLYGYGDIYAAIFAPYAAPELAAYTAPQGRRARRVPSAETVCDSSDTGGLPVDRIAATVQPNEMQRAALDELASAWTTARDTIRASCPAQAPMIAAERLGVMQARLDAMIKATDALAQPLAKFVDLLDDGQKAKLDSLARERQAALASAQPKDAQATAACDPDYDPRYDVQAQRRYEQLVQQQWPADDMAVTLKLDDTGRARLDVLQGTTLRTMETLSSCPMKTEATPQARLAAVRARLETMQQAVGSVADALDDFEADLSDEQKAGFEAMGPKRGT; encoded by the coding sequence GTGGTCAGGTCAGTGGTCTTGTCGAGATCGCGCTCGGGACTGGCGCTTGCCGGCGCGGCCCTTGTCGCTGTGACGGTGCTGCTGCCCAACACCGCGCAAGCGCAGTTCGGACTGCGCGGCGGGCCGCTCGGCGTTGCGCGCTTCGCCGTCGGTCACATCATCGGCCTGTCGCGCCTGCGCCATGCCCGCATGGCGGTGCGAGGCGGTCGCTATCGTTATCGCTCCGCTGCGCTGAGATCGCAGGATCCGCGCGGCAGCGAGCGCGGTCAGCCCGCCAATCCCTATGTCGTCCGTGCGGCGATGACGGCGCAGGCTGCGCTGTCGGGCTGGCACGGCGGCCGCCGTCCGCAGGGCTGGTGGCGCCACCCTGACGGCAGCTATGGCTGGATCGGTCCGGTGTTCTGGCCGTTCGCGCATGACGATCTCACCACCGCAATCATCCTTGGCGATACGACCAGCCTCTCGCTCTACGGCTATGGCGATATCTACGCCGCGATCTTCGCGCCCTATGCGGCGCCCGAGCTCGCCGCCTACACCGCGCCGCAGGGCCGCCGGGCGCGGCGAGTCCCGTCGGCGGAGACGGTCTGCGACAGCAGCGACACCGGCGGCTTGCCGGTCGACCGCATCGCCGCAACGGTGCAGCCGAACGAGATGCAGCGCGCGGCGCTCGATGAGCTCGCGTCCGCCTGGACGACGGCGCGCGACACCATCCGCGCCTCGTGCCCGGCGCAGGCGCCGATGATTGCGGCGGAGCGCCTCGGCGTGATGCAGGCCCGTCTGGATGCGATGATCAAGGCCACCGACGCGCTGGCGCAGCCGCTGGCAAAATTCGTCGACCTCCTCGATGACGGCCAGAAAGCAAAGCTCGATTCGCTGGCGAGGGAGCGCCAGGCGGCGCTGGCTTCGGCCCAGCCCAAGGACGCGCAGGCGACCGCCGCCTGCGATCCCGACTACGATCCCCGCTACGACGTGCAGGCCCAGCGCCGGTACGAGCAGCTCGTGCAGCAGCAATGGCCCGCCGACGACATGGCCGTCACGCTGAAGCTCGACGACACCGGACGCGCCCGGCTCGACGTGCTCCAGGGCACCACGCTGCGCACGATGGAAACGCTGAGCTCGTGCCCGATGAAGACGGAAGCGACCCCGCAAGCCCGCCTCGCCGCCGTGAGGGCGCGCCTCGAGACGATGCAGCAGGCGGTGGGCAGCGTCGCCGATGCGCTCGACGATTTCGAAGCGGACCTGAGCGACGAGCAGAAGGCAGGGTTCGAGGCGATGGGGCCGAAGCGGGGGACGTGA
- a CDS encoding adenylate/guanylate cyclase domain-containing protein: MTGAKDKTWFLREGLFAKYVASLVGLVVFVLAVNGAMETWISYRATKTQLTDGLEDKAQSAARRIEQSVSELERQISWVTTASRDTLEKRRTDYTQLLQQVSVVSQLFQLNGDGREVLRVSRQSITTGSNADLARDIRFTEAVARGVSYAPPYFSDRTPYMSISVAHSGFNAGVTVAEIDLSFLSEFLSDAQVGKAAFAYVVDPRGRVLATSSKGPDVGTDLSKLPQVAAAIAPGREGDTSGTDFNGHAVLSAASTVPKLGWSVLFEQPATQALTPIRDQLVRIALLIGMGLLVAILAGTLLARRMIIPITALRDGAHKLGEGDFSHRIDVHTSDELEELAGQFNRMAGQLQETYTNLETKVQERTRDLAQSINELKVLEEVGRAVSSSLDLNAVLPTIAARALEISRADAVLIYGHDAARRSFNLVEADGIDKSAGGAHVTIGEGENILSDAARSGEPIALPDLDHAAEQPLRDVAVDAGFHAVLVVPLVDQQGTLGALVVLRRTSGAFEPSLTGLMRTFANQAVLAMRNARLFTEVDHKSHALETANETVRAQADKLTQQTEQLKDWNKSLEERVATQLSEIERIRKLERFLAPQVAQLIASSDSPEGLLTSQRREVTVVFCDLRGFTAFTEATEPEEAMNVLREYHAALGKLIFKYEGTLDKYAGDGVMILFNAPIQFEDHTARAVKMAVEMRDTIGPLTERWRNRGHSLGFGIGIALGYATLGQVGFEQRLEYAAIGSVTNLASRLCSEAHANQIVVSRRVYGMVEPWVEARALDDLQLKGFNHPVLAMEILSWRDQVDNVVDAAAARRRG; encoded by the coding sequence ATGACGGGAGCGAAAGACAAGACCTGGTTTCTGCGCGAGGGCCTGTTCGCCAAATATGTCGCCTCCCTCGTCGGCCTCGTCGTGTTCGTGCTCGCCGTCAACGGCGCGATGGAGACCTGGATCTCCTATCGCGCCACCAAGACACAGCTGACCGACGGGCTCGAGGACAAGGCGCAAAGCGCGGCCCGGCGCATCGAACAGTCCGTCTCCGAGCTCGAGCGCCAGATCAGCTGGGTGACGACCGCCAGCCGGGACACGCTGGAGAAGCGTCGCACCGACTACACCCAGCTGCTGCAGCAGGTCTCCGTCGTCTCGCAGCTGTTCCAGCTCAACGGCGACGGCCGCGAGGTGCTGCGCGTCTCGCGCCAGTCGATCACGACCGGCAGCAATGCCGACCTCGCCCGCGACATTCGCTTCACCGAAGCGGTCGCCCGCGGCGTCAGCTATGCGCCCCCCTATTTCTCGGACCGCACCCCGTACATGTCGATCTCGGTGGCGCATTCCGGCTTCAATGCCGGCGTCACGGTGGCCGAGATCGATCTCAGCTTCCTCTCCGAGTTCCTGTCCGATGCGCAGGTCGGCAAGGCCGCCTTCGCCTATGTGGTCGACCCGCGCGGCCGCGTGCTGGCGACCTCGTCGAAGGGGCCCGATGTCGGCACGGATCTGTCGAAGCTGCCGCAGGTCGCGGCGGCGATCGCGCCCGGCCGCGAGGGCGACACGTCGGGCACCGACTTCAACGGCCATGCGGTGCTGTCGGCCGCGAGCACTGTGCCGAAGCTCGGCTGGAGCGTGTTGTTCGAGCAGCCGGCCACGCAGGCGCTGACGCCGATCCGCGACCAGCTGGTGCGCATCGCGCTCCTGATCGGCATGGGCCTTCTGGTCGCGATCCTCGCCGGCACGCTGCTGGCGCGCCGCATGATCATCCCGATCACGGCGCTGCGCGACGGCGCGCACAAGCTGGGCGAAGGCGATTTCAGCCACCGCATCGACGTGCACACCTCCGACGAGCTGGAGGAGCTCGCCGGCCAGTTCAACCGCATGGCCGGCCAGCTCCAGGAGACCTATACGAACCTCGAAACGAAGGTCCAGGAGCGCACCCGCGATCTCGCCCAGTCGATCAACGAGCTGAAGGTGCTGGAAGAGGTCGGCCGCGCGGTCTCGTCCTCGCTCGACCTCAACGCCGTGCTGCCGACGATCGCCGCCCGCGCGCTGGAGATCAGCCGCGCCGACGCGGTGCTGATCTACGGCCATGACGCCGCGCGGCGCAGCTTCAACCTGGTCGAGGCTGACGGCATCGACAAATCGGCCGGCGGCGCCCATGTCACCATCGGCGAAGGCGAGAACATCCTGAGCGATGCCGCGCGGAGCGGCGAGCCGATCGCGCTGCCCGACCTCGACCACGCCGCCGAGCAGCCGCTGCGCGACGTCGCGGTCGATGCCGGCTTCCATGCGGTGCTGGTGGTGCCGCTGGTCGACCAGCAGGGCACGCTCGGCGCGCTGGTGGTGCTGCGCCGGACCAGCGGCGCGTTCGAACCCAGCCTCACCGGCCTGATGCGCACCTTCGCCAACCAGGCCGTGCTGGCGATGCGCAATGCGCGCCTGTTCACCGAGGTCGATCACAAGAGCCACGCGCTGGAGACCGCGAACGAGACCGTGCGCGCCCAGGCCGACAAGCTCACCCAGCAGACCGAGCAGCTCAAGGACTGGAACAAGTCGCTCGAAGAGCGCGTCGCGACCCAGCTCAGCGAGATCGAGCGCATCCGCAAGCTCGAGCGCTTCCTGGCGCCGCAGGTGGCGCAGCTGATCGCCTCCTCGGACAGTCCGGAAGGCCTGCTCACCAGCCAGCGCCGCGAGGTGACCGTGGTGTTCTGCGACCTGCGCGGCTTCACTGCGTTCACGGAAGCGACCGAGCCGGAAGAGGCGATGAACGTGCTGCGCGAATATCACGCCGCGCTCGGCAAGCTGATCTTCAAATACGAGGGCACGCTCGACAAATATGCCGGCGACGGCGTGATGATCCTGTTCAACGCGCCGATCCAGTTCGAGGACCACACCGCACGCGCCGTGAAGATGGCGGTGGAGATGCGCGACACCATCGGCCCCCTGACCGAGCGCTGGCGCAACCGCGGGCACAGCCTCGGCTTCGGCATCGGCATCGCGCTCGGCTATGCCACGCTCGGCCAGGTCGGCTTCGAGCAGCGGCTGGAATATGCCGCGATCGGCAGCGTCACCAACCTCGCCTCCCGCCTGTGCAGCGAGGCCCACGCCAACCAGATCGTGGTCAGCCGCCGCGTCTACGGCATGGTCGAGCCCTGGGTCGAGGCGCGCGCGCTCGACGATCTCCAGCTCAAGGGATTCAATCACCCGGTGCTGGCGATGGAGATCCTGTCGTGGCGAGACCAAGTCGACAATGTCGTCGATGCGGCCGCCGCCCGGCGCAGAGGCTGA
- a CDS encoding AsmA family protein, with protein sequence MRAVKFAGAALAAVIVVIVLLLVIGIPSGLLTTTIASRVEQATGYRLSIDGTAKISLWPTLNVTLNDLTLSDPRDRSGITRVTIDRVQADMSLASAWSGHPDISEIVVTHPVLYQPLLRERLPNADASPKPPALDMGGATIARVKITNGEVAFARVRDRIDSRVSAINADAVTGRDRRIAIAGTARVGEHPTRFDIKATAPAPPIERQTIPVDFAIDMPDVLKSQLAGHAEMRLNGAVVMINGVNGTLGEGAFNGWASVDIASKPLVKVDLDFRRLAIPLAKSPEGATGQPWSDAPIDVSGLNYVDAQIRISASEAVIGEARLAPLALDAKLAGGILKAGTANLGAYGGQVSGEVILDATSGAPSFAMHSDLVGVRALPLLQGLAEFDRIDGKLQAKLALRSAGASQRALMANMQGTAFVNFQDGAIRGINVAQMIRSLTSGTLSGWQDSQNSGQEQSREQSTDLSQLSASFRIDKGQAVTTDLNLIGPLVRVIGAGTIALDTKMMGFRVEPKLVMTTEGQGRASEPVGFGIPVMITGAWSQPRIYPDMAGMLDNPDAAYAKLREMGKGLFGPDGAGLGGILNSFGLGGTAPSGGNANPQAQQPGQGQAQGQNNLLGGQLGEAIGNLIQQGLSSGAGNGTGRSRSLPGAPTTPAPQASPAAPIQNPPEAQQDSQPMNDVMRQLFNR encoded by the coding sequence ATGAGAGCCGTGAAATTCGCCGGCGCAGCCTTGGCCGCCGTCATCGTCGTGATCGTCCTCCTGCTGGTGATCGGTATCCCCTCGGGGTTGCTGACGACGACGATTGCCTCGCGCGTCGAGCAGGCGACCGGCTATCGCCTGTCGATCGACGGAACCGCCAAGATCAGCCTGTGGCCGACGCTGAACGTCACGCTGAACGACCTCACGCTGAGCGATCCCCGGGATCGCAGCGGCATCACGCGCGTGACGATCGACCGCGTGCAGGCCGACATGTCGCTCGCAAGCGCATGGTCGGGCCATCCCGACATCAGCGAGATCGTCGTCACCCATCCCGTGCTGTACCAGCCGCTGCTGCGTGAGCGCCTGCCGAACGCCGATGCATCGCCCAAGCCCCCGGCCCTCGACATGGGCGGCGCGACCATCGCCCGCGTCAAGATCACCAACGGCGAAGTCGCATTCGCGCGCGTGCGCGACCGCATCGACAGCCGCGTCAGCGCCATCAATGCCGACGCCGTCACGGGCCGCGACCGCAGGATTGCGATCGCCGGAACCGCACGCGTCGGCGAGCATCCGACCAGGTTCGACATCAAGGCGACCGCGCCGGCGCCGCCGATCGAGCGACAGACCATCCCGGTCGATTTCGCCATCGACATGCCCGACGTGTTGAAGTCGCAGCTCGCCGGCCATGCCGAGATGCGCCTCAACGGCGCGGTCGTGATGATCAACGGCGTCAACGGCACGCTCGGCGAAGGCGCCTTCAACGGCTGGGCCTCGGTCGACATCGCGAGCAAGCCGCTGGTGAAGGTCGATCTCGACTTCCGGCGGCTCGCGATTCCCCTGGCGAAATCGCCTGAGGGCGCGACCGGCCAGCCCTGGAGCGACGCACCGATCGACGTGTCCGGGCTCAACTATGTCGACGCGCAGATCAGGATCTCGGCCAGCGAAGCCGTGATCGGCGAGGCGCGTCTTGCACCGCTGGCGCTCGATGCAAAGCTCGCCGGCGGCATCCTGAAGGCAGGCACTGCGAATCTCGGCGCCTATGGCGGCCAGGTCTCGGGCGAGGTGATCCTGGATGCGACCAGCGGCGCGCCGAGCTTTGCGATGCATTCCGACCTCGTCGGCGTGCGCGCGCTGCCGCTGCTGCAAGGCCTTGCCGAATTCGACCGCATCGACGGCAAGCTGCAGGCCAAGCTCGCGCTGCGCAGCGCCGGCGCCAGTCAGCGCGCGCTGATGGCGAACATGCAGGGCACGGCCTTCGTCAATTTCCAGGACGGCGCCATCCGCGGCATCAATGTCGCGCAGATGATCCGCTCGCTGACGTCGGGCACGCTGTCGGGCTGGCAGGACAGCCAGAACTCCGGCCAGGAGCAGAGCAGAGAGCAGAGCACGGACCTGTCACAGCTCTCGGCCTCGTTCCGCATCGACAAGGGCCAGGCGGTGACGACCGACCTCAACCTGATCGGGCCGCTGGTGCGCGTCATCGGCGCGGGCACCATCGCACTCGACACCAAGATGATGGGCTTTCGCGTCGAGCCGAAACTGGTGATGACGACCGAAGGCCAGGGCCGCGCCTCCGAGCCGGTCGGCTTCGGCATTCCCGTGATGATCACCGGCGCATGGTCGCAGCCGCGGATCTACCCCGACATGGCCGGGATGCTCGACAATCCCGATGCCGCCTATGCCAAGCTGCGCGAGATGGGCAAGGGCCTGTTCGGGCCTGACGGCGCCGGGCTCGGCGGCATCCTGAACAGTTTCGGTCTCGGCGGCACTGCCCCGAGCGGCGGCAACGCCAATCCGCAAGCCCAGCAGCCAGGGCAAGGACAAGCACAAGGGCAGAACAACCTGCTCGGCGGCCAGCTGGGCGAGGCGATCGGCAATCTGATCCAGCAGGGGCTCTCGAGCGGCGCCGGCAACGGAACCGGCCGAAGCCGCAGCCTGCCCGGCGCGCCGACCACACCGGCGCCGCAGGCTTCGCCCGCCGCTCCGATCCAGAACCCGCCCGAGGCGCAGCAGGACAGCCAGCCGATGAACGACGTGATGCGGCAACTGTTCAATCGGTGA
- a CDS encoding Crp/Fnr family transcriptional regulator: MSKQAEFAVILKMNAMFADLGADELQRLSTLCHTQHLANGEVLFQKGDPGDALFGVRRGQVRIETGASDGSRLTLNFMGPGDLFGEVAVLDGQSRTADATAGETSELFVLRREDFLAFLEREPKVAIKIIALLCQRIRWQSERMEESMLQPLPVRLARRLCALAADFGSEVHISQEQLGVFVGAARESVNRQLQAWRKEAILDLQRGRILLRNMTKLTAIARNE, from the coding sequence ATGAGCAAGCAGGCCGAATTTGCGGTCATTCTGAAAATGAATGCCATGTTCGCCGATCTCGGAGCGGACGAACTCCAGCGGCTGTCCACCCTCTGCCACACCCAGCATCTGGCGAATGGCGAGGTGCTGTTCCAGAAGGGCGATCCGGGCGACGCGCTGTTCGGCGTGCGCCGCGGCCAGGTCCGTATCGAGACCGGCGCCTCCGACGGCAGCCGGTTGACGCTGAACTTCATGGGGCCGGGCGATCTGTTCGGCGAGGTCGCCGTGCTCGATGGCCAGAGCCGCACTGCCGATGCGACGGCCGGCGAAACCAGCGAATTGTTCGTGTTGCGGCGCGAAGACTTCCTCGCCTTCCTCGAGCGCGAGCCCAAGGTCGCGATCAAGATCATCGCGCTGTTGTGCCAGCGCATCCGCTGGCAGAGCGAGCGCATGGAGGAATCCATGTTGCAGCCGCTGCCGGTGCGGCTGGCGCGGCGGCTCTGCGCGCTCGCCGCCGACTTCGGCTCCGAGGTGCACATCTCGCAGGAACAGCTCGGCGTCTTCGTCGGCGCCGCCCGCGAGAGCGTCAACCGCCAGCTTCAGGCCTGGCGCAAGGAAGCGATCCTCGATCTGCAGCGCGGCCGGATTTTGCTGCGGAACATGACCAAGCTGACGGCGATCGCGCGGAACGAGTAG
- a CDS encoding efflux RND transporter permease subunit, translating to MALNISAWSIRNPLPSVVFSIILLILGWTSFTKLAITRLPSADIPVISVAVSQFGAAPAELESQVTKTVEDAVSGVEGVRHITSSITDGVSVTTIQFALETNTDRALNDVKDAVTRVRSNLPQNVTEPLIQRVDVIGLPIVTYAAISPGKTPEQLSYFVDDVVKRALQGVRGVAQVERIGGVEREILVSLDPDRLQAMGLTAVNVSQSLRGTNVDVAGGRAEIGKNDQAIRTLAGAKTLSDLAGTMVPLFGGGEVRLDDLGTVTDTIADRRTFARFNGEPVVALGIKRSKGASDVKVAEAVQKRIDALKAAYPDVDLKLIDTSVEYTNGNYEAAISTLFEGAILAVVIVLLFLRDLRATIIAAVSLPLSIFPAFWAMDILGFSLNLVSFLAITLSTGILVDDAIVEIENIVRHMNMGKSPYRAALEAADEIGLAVIAISLTIIAIFAPASFMSGIAGQFFKQFGITVSVQVFFSLLAARFVTPMLAAYFLKHHAHEEPPPGRILRTYHGLVSWSVKHYFITVLIGFGIFAASIWSITLLPQGFLPAQDSARSLLALELPPGTQLAYTEKVTEDIVARLRKRPEVKSIFVDGGRVPPGTQEVRRAALIINYTPKNDRKITQRELEFSISQELENVPDIRFWFLDENGLRAISLVVTGVDANIVNNVASELATQMKRISTISNVISETSLERPELRIEPRADLAARLGVSTESLSQTIRVATIGDVGPALAKFDVGDRLVPIRVQLEDAARGNLKTLEQLRVPLGEHGEKGGVPLSVIADVKLDQGPTSINRYDRERQATVAADLVGSAALGDATKRIYDLPVMKSLPKGVKVSPSGDAESLNELSDGFATAITAGLMMVYAVLVLLFGTFLQPITILFSLPLSIGGAIAALLVTGKQLTTPVWIGILMLMGIVTKNAIMLVEFAIESINSGKPRDEAMIDAGMKRARPIVMTTIAMAAGMMPSALAVGAGGEFRSPMALAVIGGLIFSTILSLVFVPAMFMVMDDLGALIWRFGKRLIVHSADAETDGRHDAADAAPAPKSIVHPAAE from the coding sequence ATGGCTCTCAATATCTCGGCATGGTCGATCCGCAATCCGCTGCCATCGGTGGTCTTTTCGATCATCCTGTTGATCCTCGGCTGGACCTCATTCACCAAGCTCGCGATCACGCGATTGCCCTCGGCCGATATTCCGGTGATCTCGGTCGCGGTCTCGCAGTTCGGCGCCGCACCGGCCGAGCTCGAATCGCAGGTCACCAAGACGGTTGAAGACGCCGTCTCCGGCGTCGAGGGCGTGCGGCACATCACCTCCTCGATCACCGACGGCGTGTCGGTCACCACCATCCAGTTCGCGCTGGAGACCAATACCGACCGCGCCCTCAACGACGTCAAGGACGCAGTGACGCGCGTGCGCTCGAACCTGCCGCAGAACGTCACCGAGCCGCTGATCCAGCGCGTCGACGTGATCGGCCTGCCGATCGTCACCTATGCCGCAATCTCGCCCGGCAAGACGCCGGAGCAACTCTCTTATTTCGTCGACGACGTGGTCAAGCGCGCGCTGCAGGGCGTGCGCGGCGTCGCCCAGGTCGAGCGCATCGGCGGCGTCGAGCGCGAGATCCTGGTCTCGCTCGATCCCGATCGCCTGCAGGCGATGGGGCTGACCGCCGTCAATGTCAGCCAGAGCCTGCGCGGCACCAATGTCGACGTCGCCGGCGGACGCGCCGAAATCGGCAAGAACGACCAGGCGATCCGGACGCTGGCCGGCGCCAAGACGCTGAGCGACCTCGCCGGCACCATGGTCCCGCTGTTCGGCGGCGGCGAGGTCAGGCTCGACGATCTCGGCACCGTGACCGACACCATCGCCGACCGCCGCACCTTCGCCCGCTTCAACGGCGAGCCGGTGGTCGCGCTCGGCATCAAGCGCTCCAAGGGCGCCAGCGACGTGAAGGTCGCCGAAGCCGTGCAGAAGCGCATCGACGCGCTCAAGGCCGCCTATCCCGACGTCGATCTCAAGCTGATCGACACCTCCGTCGAATACACCAACGGCAACTACGAAGCGGCGATCTCGACCCTGTTCGAGGGCGCCATCCTCGCCGTCGTCATCGTGCTGCTGTTCCTGCGCGACCTGCGCGCCACGATCATCGCCGCAGTCTCGCTGCCGCTGTCGATCTTCCCGGCCTTCTGGGCGATGGACATCCTCGGCTTCTCGCTCAACCTCGTCAGCTTCCTCGCCATCACGCTGTCGACGGGTATCCTGGTCGACGACGCCATCGTCGAGATCGAGAACATCGTGCGGCACATGAACATGGGCAAATCGCCTTATCGTGCCGCGCTGGAAGCCGCCGACGAAATCGGCCTCGCCGTGATCGCGATCTCGCTTACGATCATCGCGATCTTCGCGCCCGCGAGCTTCATGTCGGGCATCGCCGGGCAGTTCTTCAAGCAGTTCGGCATCACCGTCTCGGTGCAGGTGTTCTTCTCGCTGCTCGCGGCCCGCTTCGTGACGCCGATGCTGGCGGCCTACTTCCTCAAGCATCACGCCCACGAGGAGCCGCCGCCCGGCCGCATCCTGCGGACCTATCACGGCCTCGTCTCGTGGTCGGTGAAGCACTATTTCATCACCGTGCTGATCGGCTTCGGCATCTTCGCGGCCTCGATCTGGAGCATCACGCTGCTGCCGCAGGGCTTCCTGCCGGCGCAGGACAGCGCCCGCTCGCTGCTCGCCCTCGAACTGCCGCCGGGCACGCAGCTCGCCTACACCGAGAAGGTCACCGAGGACATCGTCGCACGCCTGCGCAAGCGGCCCGAGGTGAAGAGCATCTTCGTCGACGGCGGGCGCGTTCCGCCGGGCACCCAGGAAGTCCGGCGCGCCGCCCTGATCATCAACTACACGCCCAAGAACGATCGCAAGATCACCCAGCGCGAGCTCGAATTCTCGATCAGCCAGGAGCTGGAGAACGTTCCCGACATCCGCTTCTGGTTCCTCGACGAGAACGGCCTGCGCGCGATCTCTCTGGTGGTGACCGGCGTCGATGCCAACATCGTCAACAACGTCGCCAGCGAGCTCGCGACGCAGATGAAGCGGATTTCGACGATCTCCAACGTGATCTCGGAAACCTCGCTGGAACGTCCCGAACTGCGCATCGAGCCGCGCGCCGATCTCGCCGCACGGCTCGGCGTCTCGACCGAAAGCCTGTCGCAGACCATCCGCGTCGCCACCATCGGCGACGTCGGTCCGGCGCTCGCCAAGTTCGACGTCGGCGACCGCCTCGTGCCGATCCGGGTGCAGCTCGAGGATGCCGCGCGCGGCAATCTCAAGACACTCGAGCAGTTGCGCGTGCCGCTCGGCGAGCACGGCGAGAAGGGCGGCGTGCCGCTCTCCGTCATCGCCGACGTCAAGCTCGACCAGGGCCCGACCAGCATCAACCGCTACGACCGCGAGCGGCAGGCCACCGTCGCCGCCGACCTCGTCGGCTCCGCCGCGCTCGGTGACGCCACCAAGAGGATCTACGACCTGCCCGTCATGAAGAGCCTGCCGAAGGGCGTGAAGGTCTCCCCCTCCGGCGACGCCGAGAGCCTCAACGAGCTCTCCGACGGCTTTGCCACGGCGATCACGGCCGGCCTGATGATGGTCTATGCGGTGCTGGTGCTGCTGTTCGGCACCTTCCTGCAGCCGATCACCATCCTGTTCTCGCTGCCGCTCTCGATCGGCGGTGCGATCGCGGCGCTGCTCGTCACCGGCAAGCAGCTCACCACGCCGGTGTGGATCGGCATCCTGATGCTGATGGGCATCGTCACCAAGAACGCGATCATGCTGGTTGAGTTCGCCATCGAATCCATCAACTCCGGCAAGCCGCGCGACGAGGCGATGATCGACGCCGGCATGAAACGCGCCCGTCCGATCGTCATGACCACGATCGCGATGGCGGCCGGCATGATGCCGAGCGCCCTTGCCGTCGGTGCGGGCGGCGAGTTCCGCTCGCCGATGGCGCTCGCGGTGATCGGCGGCCTGATCTTCTCGACCATCCTGTCGCTGGTGTTCGTGCCCGCGATGTTCATGGTGATGGACGATCTCGGCGCCCTGATCTGGCGCTTCGGCAAGCGGCTGATCGTGCACAGTGCGGATGCAGAGACGGACGGTCGTCACGACGCCGCGGATGCTGCGCCGGCACCGAAGAGCATCGTGCACCCTGCGGCGGAGTAG